A genomic stretch from Laspinema palackyanum D2c includes:
- a CDS encoding YybH family protein, translating into MKTQQQPRPFRGSQLLWTAFLALPIAFTMPESALGQPVNEQELQNILETRQIALDALNNRDFTSIEPYLHPAFTITTVDNQVFHTVSEFETYWNEQFDGPIERLTMSLEGETIRTFLSPEIEVASGEALSTFYFRDGNEEIMPLRWTAVLQKVQNTWTIQSLHFSANFLDNPVLNYAEKRGNIMAVGTSVAGVLVGALLMFLLRR; encoded by the coding sequence ATGAAAACCCAACAACAGCCCCGCCCATTCCGAGGCAGTCAGCTTTTGTGGACTGCATTCCTGGCCCTCCCCATCGCCTTCACGATGCCGGAATCTGCCTTGGGACAACCAGTGAATGAACAAGAACTCCAAAACATTCTCGAAACCCGACAAATTGCCCTAGATGCCTTAAACAACCGGGATTTTACCAGCATTGAACCCTATTTACATCCGGCTTTCACAATTACTACGGTGGATAACCAGGTATTTCATACCGTCAGCGAATTTGAAACCTATTGGAATGAACAATTTGATGGACCAATTGAACGGTTGACCATGAGTTTGGAGGGAGAAACCATCCGAACTTTTTTATCTCCAGAAATAGAAGTCGCCTCGGGAGAAGCCCTCTCTACATTCTATTTTCGAGATGGAAATGAGGAAATTATGCCTCTGCGATGGACTGCCGTTCTCCAAAAAGTGCAAAATACCTGGACGATTCAATCTCTCCATTTTTCCGCTAATTTCTTAGATAATCCCGTTCTAAATTATGCCGAAAAACGGGGGAATATTATGGCCGTTGGCACATCGGTGGCTGGAGTGTTGGTGGGTGCGCTGTTGATGTTTCTGTTACGTCGGTAA
- the hemL gene encoding glutamate-1-semialdehyde 2,1-aminomutase has product MVTTTFNTTKSEEIFAAAQKLMPGGVSSPVRAFKSVGGQPIVFDRVEGAYVWDVDGNQYIDYVGTWGPAICGHAHPEVIAALHDALNKGTSFGAPCYQENVLAEMVIDAVPCIEMVRFVNSGTEACMAVLRLMRAFTGREKLIKFEGCYHGHADMFLVKAGSGVATLGLPDSPGVPKSTTANTLTAPYNDLEAVKTLFEQNPGEIAGVILEPVVGNAGFIPPDAGFLEGLRVLTQEHGALLVFDEVMTGFRIAYGGAQEKFGVTPDLTTLGKVIGGGLPVGAYGGRRDIMEMVAPAGPMYQAGTLSGNPLAMTAGIKTLELLNKPGTYEYLDKITQKLSQGLLKIAKETGNEACGGQISAMFGLFFNPGPVHNYEDAKKSDLSKFARFHRGMLERGVYLAPSQFEAGFTSLAHTDEDIDRTLAMAHEVMSSL; this is encoded by the coding sequence TTGGTTACAACGACCTTCAATACCACAAAATCCGAAGAAATTTTCGCAGCCGCTCAAAAACTGATGCCCGGAGGGGTCAGTTCTCCCGTGCGTGCCTTCAAATCCGTCGGGGGACAACCCATCGTTTTTGATAGAGTCGAAGGCGCGTATGTTTGGGACGTAGACGGAAACCAATACATCGACTATGTGGGAACTTGGGGACCCGCCATCTGTGGACACGCTCACCCGGAAGTGATTGCGGCCCTCCATGATGCCTTAAATAAAGGTACCAGCTTTGGTGCACCCTGTTACCAAGAGAACGTCCTCGCCGAAATGGTGATTGATGCGGTTCCCTGCATCGAAATGGTGAGATTTGTCAACTCCGGAACCGAAGCTTGTATGGCGGTTTTGCGCCTGATGCGCGCCTTCACCGGACGGGAGAAATTAATCAAATTTGAAGGCTGTTATCACGGGCACGCTGATATGTTCCTGGTGAAAGCGGGTTCCGGCGTTGCCACCTTGGGACTGCCAGACTCTCCCGGGGTTCCCAAATCCACCACCGCCAATACCCTCACCGCCCCTTACAACGACCTAGAAGCCGTTAAAACCTTATTTGAGCAAAATCCCGGGGAGATTGCTGGGGTAATCTTAGAGCCCGTTGTCGGCAATGCGGGATTTATTCCCCCAGATGCGGGATTCCTGGAAGGATTGCGGGTCCTGACTCAGGAACATGGCGCATTACTCGTATTTGATGAAGTCATGACCGGGTTCCGGATTGCTTATGGCGGTGCCCAGGAAAAATTCGGCGTCACCCCCGATTTAACCACCTTGGGTAAAGTGATTGGCGGTGGATTACCCGTAGGGGCTTATGGTGGACGCCGGGACATCATGGAAATGGTGGCACCAGCAGGTCCGATGTATCAAGCGGGGACCCTATCGGGGAATCCCTTAGCCATGACGGCAGGAATTAAAACCCTGGAATTGCTCAACAAACCCGGAACTTATGAGTATCTGGATAAGATTACCCAAAAGTTGAGTCAGGGACTGCTGAAAATTGCCAAAGAAACCGGCAATGAAGCCTGTGGCGGTCAAATTAGTGCCATGTTTGGGTTATTTTTCAATCCCGGACCTGTGCATAATTATGAAGATGCCAAAAAATCCGACTTGAGCAAATTTGCCCGCTTCCATCGCGGAATGCTAGAACGGGGAGTCTATTTAGCGCCTTCTCAATTTGAGGCCGGATTTACGTCTTTGGCTCATACCGATGAAGATATCGATCGCACCTTGGCGATGGCCCATGAGGTCATGTCTAGTCTATAG
- a CDS encoding calcium-binding protein, with amino-acid sequence MRVLVTIPHVFNPEGGGGYASLSPDSQPRIQALTQCIESLQGTYNSRSQFYFQYNQQLYTLPANVETSVELSIIICTTQGLHLLQQLPVTPDSYTHQSFACHPMLLGFECHGVLKQNLGRYDYYCYLEDDIILSDPDFFQKLSWFTGYIGNHAVLQPNRFERVKKQPVKKFYIDPELEFKTGKKDNFAHYFSDNLVLTGKVLGYPITIKRAENPHSGCFFLNRHQMEQWANQPYFLDRDSRFFGSLESAATLGIARTFRVYKPAPQNANFLEVQHYGDAWSQKIKDVKFT; translated from the coding sequence ATGCGGGTTTTAGTGACCATTCCTCATGTTTTCAATCCCGAAGGAGGGGGCGGTTATGCATCGTTAAGCCCCGATTCCCAGCCTCGGATTCAAGCCCTGACTCAGTGCATTGAATCGTTACAGGGTACTTATAATAGTCGATCGCAGTTCTATTTTCAGTACAACCAGCAGTTATATACCCTCCCGGCGAATGTCGAAACCTCCGTGGAATTGTCGATTATCATCTGCACTACTCAAGGGTTACATCTGTTGCAACAATTGCCGGTGACTCCCGATTCCTATACCCATCAATCCTTTGCCTGTCATCCCATGCTGTTGGGTTTTGAATGTCACGGGGTGTTAAAACAAAATTTAGGCCGTTATGATTATTATTGCTATTTGGAAGATGATATTATTTTAAGTGACCCAGATTTTTTCCAAAAGTTATCTTGGTTTACGGGTTACATTGGCAATCATGCAGTGCTGCAACCCAATCGATTTGAACGGGTGAAAAAACAGCCGGTTAAAAAGTTTTACATTGACCCGGAGTTAGAATTCAAAACGGGCAAGAAAGATAATTTTGCTCACTATTTTAGTGATAACCTAGTGCTGACCGGAAAAGTTCTGGGTTACCCGATTACAATTAAGCGGGCAGAAAATCCCCATTCGGGCTGTTTTTTTCTGAATCGGCATCAAATGGAACAATGGGCCAATCAACCATACTTTTTGGACCGGGATTCGCGCTTTTTTGGATCTTTGGAAAGTGCAGCAACTTTGGGAATTGCCCGGACTTTTCGAGTTTACAAGCCTGCGCCGCAAAATGCCAATTTTTTAGAAGTTCAGCATTACGGTGACGCTTGGAGTCAGAAAATCAAAGATGTTAAGTTTACATAA
- the hisIE gene encoding bifunctional phosphoribosyl-AMP cyclohydrolase/phosphoribosyl-ATP diphosphatase HisIE, protein MSETEMVSSKTAIPVDRIRYNEQGLVPAIAQDYLDGTVLMMAWMNAESLQKTLETGECWYWSRSRQELWHKGATSGHLQKVRSLRYDCDSDCLLIGIEQVGDIACHTGERSCFHQIEGHIAAPPADTLSQVFEVICDRRDNPSEDSYTARLIAGGDNKILKKIGEESAEVVMACKDDDANAIAGEVADLFYHSMVALAKHNVDLREVYRKLQQRRK, encoded by the coding sequence ATGTCGGAGACTGAAATGGTAAGCAGTAAAACGGCGATTCCGGTAGATCGGATTCGCTATAATGAACAGGGTTTAGTTCCGGCGATCGCCCAGGATTATCTGGATGGAACAGTGCTCATGATGGCCTGGATGAATGCGGAATCATTGCAAAAAACCCTAGAAACTGGGGAATGCTGGTATTGGAGTCGATCGCGCCAAGAATTGTGGCACAAAGGAGCAACATCGGGCCATCTCCAAAAGGTGCGATCGCTACGCTATGACTGCGATAGTGACTGTCTATTAATCGGCATTGAACAAGTTGGTGATATTGCCTGCCATACCGGGGAACGCAGTTGTTTTCACCAAATTGAGGGCCACATTGCTGCACCTCCGGCAGATACCCTATCCCAGGTATTTGAGGTGATTTGCGATCGGCGGGACAATCCCTCGGAAGATTCTTATACTGCTAGATTAATCGCTGGCGGGGATAATAAAATTCTCAAGAAAATTGGGGAAGAATCTGCGGAAGTGGTGATGGCTTGTAAAGATGATGATGCCAATGCGATCGCCGGGGAAGTCGCTGATTTATTCTATCACTCTATGGTTGCCTTAGCGAAACATAATGTGGATTTGCGCGAGGTTTATCGCAAGTTGCAACAGCGTCGGAAATAA
- a CDS encoding MFS transporter, with protein MKRLFNRLLDWLPKLPLQVWVLISGRLLSGIGSGFTLFYAPIYFVNEVGLTKTAVGFALGIGSIAGIVGRIVCGSCLDSPHWGRKRTLLAAAIISAIASAVLTVANGFEILVLGNILMGFGIGLYWPATESVVADLTTGGQRHEAYAMARLGDSLGLQVGVIWGGFLISVTGEYRLLFIIDSVSFLLFFGLIWMAITEPQRQGGASKPPLQGWMSAFRDRTLMVYALVNIIFTTYIAQIQTTLPLYLSDFVESEETGRGFSAGTIGGLFTWHLALCILMQLPVSRVFKNLRQSKVLAISGLLWAAGFIFIAITGTISTSPLVTATIALGILAIAIVVYNPAASSLVAEMAPASLRGVYLSLNSQCWAIGYFIGPILGGWVLDLPRPLSDGLWPGLVVSVGVVIWILQVLDRMLVQRKRLSESKV; from the coding sequence ATGAAACGTTTATTTAATCGTCTGTTGGATTGGTTGCCCAAACTTCCCCTGCAAGTTTGGGTTTTAATTTCTGGTCGGTTGTTGTCGGGAATAGGCAGTGGATTTACATTGTTTTATGCCCCGATATATTTCGTCAATGAGGTGGGATTAACTAAAACTGCGGTGGGATTTGCTTTAGGCATCGGTTCGATCGCCGGAATTGTGGGGCGGATTGTCTGTGGTTCCTGTCTGGATTCACCCCATTGGGGCCGCAAACGCACCTTACTGGCAGCGGCAATTATTTCCGCGATCGCCTCGGCAGTCTTAACCGTTGCCAATGGCTTTGAAATCCTAGTTTTAGGGAATATTCTCATGGGGTTTGGTATCGGCTTATATTGGCCTGCTACCGAGTCCGTGGTGGCGGATTTAACCACCGGAGGACAACGCCATGAAGCTTATGCAATGGCCCGACTGGGAGATAGTTTAGGATTACAGGTGGGGGTGATTTGGGGCGGTTTTTTGATTTCGGTAACCGGGGAATATCGGTTACTGTTTATCATTGATTCGGTCTCATTTTTGCTATTTTTTGGATTAATTTGGATGGCGATTACGGAACCTCAGCGCCAGGGGGGTGCTTCTAAACCCCCGTTACAAGGATGGATGAGTGCCTTTCGCGATCGCACCTTAATGGTGTATGCCTTGGTGAATATTATCTTTACCACCTATATCGCCCAAATTCAAACCACTCTCCCTCTGTATTTAAGTGATTTTGTGGAATCGGAAGAAACCGGCAGAGGATTTTCCGCCGGAACAATTGGGGGATTATTTACCTGGCATTTAGCCCTCTGTATCTTGATGCAATTGCCCGTTTCCCGAGTCTTCAAAAACTTGCGACAGTCCAAAGTATTAGCAATTTCGGGCCTTTTATGGGCAGCAGGATTTATTTTTATTGCCATTACTGGAACCATTTCCACTTCGCCGCTGGTAACAGCAACGATCGCCCTCGGGATTCTGGCGATCGCGATCGTGGTTTACAATCCTGCTGCCTCCTCTTTAGTGGCAGAAATGGCCCCCGCTTCGCTGCGGGGGGTCTATTTGTCTCTGAACTCTCAATGTTGGGCGATCGGTTATTTTATCGGCCCTATTCTAGGGGGATGGGTGTTAGATTTACCCCGTCCCCTTTCTGATGGATTATGGCCCGGATTAGTCGTTAGTGTGGGGGTTGTGATTTGGATTTTACAGGTTCTTGATCGGATGTTGGTGCAGAGAAAACGGTTGAGTGAATCGAAAGTTTGA
- the ruvX gene encoding Holliday junction resolvase RuvX, producing MTQKISALGLDIGRKRIGVAGCDGTGLIATGITTIESKSFADTLSQLQAIIEERGVEVLVIGLPYSMDGSIGFQARQVQKFSKRLSAALNLPIEFVDERLTSYYAEQMMIEQNVSLSRNKGLIDRKAAALILQQWLEDRRKTIQAETTEQPDEG from the coding sequence ATGACACAAAAAATTTCAGCACTTGGATTAGATATTGGTCGCAAACGGATTGGCGTCGCCGGTTGCGATGGCACAGGTTTAATTGCCACAGGAATTACCACCATTGAAAGCAAATCCTTTGCCGATACTCTCAGCCAACTTCAGGCAATTATTGAAGAACGGGGGGTGGAGGTGTTAGTAATAGGGTTGCCTTATTCAATGGATGGTTCCATTGGGTTTCAAGCGCGCCAAGTTCAGAAATTCAGCAAACGTCTCTCGGCAGCCCTCAATCTACCCATCGAGTTTGTAGATGAGCGCCTCACTTCCTATTATGCCGAGCAAATGATGATTGAACAAAATGTTTCTCTCTCTCGCAATAAAGGGTTAATTGACCGGAAAGCGGCAGCTTTGATTTTACAACAATGGTTAGAGGACCGACGCAAAACTATCCAGGCGGAAACCACAGAACAACCGGACGAGGGTTAA